A window of Caretta caretta isolate rCarCar2 chromosome 11, rCarCar1.hap1, whole genome shotgun sequence contains these coding sequences:
- the SPOPL gene encoding speckle-type POZ protein-like isoform X2, with protein sequence MSRVPTPPPPGEMSSGPVAESWCYTQVKVVKFSYMWTINNFSFCREEMGEVLKSSTFSSGPNDKMKWCLRVNPKGLDDESKDYLSLYLLLVSCPKSEVRAKFKFSLLNAKREETKAMESQRAYRFVQGKDWGFKKFIRRDFLLDEANGLLPDDKLTLFCEVSVVQDSVNISGQSNTNTLKVPECRLAEDLGNLWETTRFTDCSFCVGGQEFKAHKSVLAARSPVFNAMFEHEMEESKKNRVEINDVDPEVFKEMMRFIYTGKAPNLDKMADNLLAAADKNWAKRCQHDDACDEDMDTDVAEAWATAIGTSWRQYGWLLQWNPDSGSCKQA encoded by the exons ATGTCGAgagtccccacccctccaccaccTGGAGAGATGTCCAGTGGACCTGTGGCCGAAAGCTGGTGTTACACACAG GTGAAAGTAGTAAAATTTTCCTACATGTGGACCATTAATAACTTCAGTTTTTGCCGAGAAGAAATGGGTGAAGTTTTAAAGAGTTCTACATTTTCATCAGGGCCAAATGACAAAATGAAGTG gtGCCTGAGAGTAAACCCAAAGGGTTTAGATGATGAAAGCAAAGACTACCTGTCATTATATTTGCTTTTAGTCAGTTGTCCAAAAAGTGAAGTCAGAGCAAAATTCAAATTTTCCCTTCTGAATGCTaaaagagaagaaacaaaagCAATGG AAAGCCAAAGAGCATATCGATTTGTGCAAGGCAAGGATTGGGGTTTTAAAAAATTTATCCGAAGAGATTTTTTACTTGATGAAGCTAATGGTTTGTTACCAGATGACAAGCTTACATTATTTTGTGAG GTAAGCGTGGTCCAAGACTCAGTAAATATATCAGGACAGTCTAATACAAACACTCTGAAGGTACCTGAATGTCGACTAGCAGAAGATTTAGGGAATCTCTGGGAAACCACAAGATTTACAGATTGCAGTTTTTGTGTAGGAGGACAAGAATTCAAAGCTCATAAGTCTGTCCTTGCAG CTCGTTCACCAGTTTTTAATGCAATGTTTGAACATGAAATGGAGGAAAGCAAAAAG AATCGTGTAGAAATAAATGATGTAGACCCTGAGGTTTTTAAAGAAATGATGAGATTCATTTACACAGGGAAAGCGCCAAACCTTGACAAAATGGCTGACAACTTGTTGGCAGCTGCAGACAAA aactgggctaagagatgccagcacgaCGATgcttgtgatgaggacatggacacagacgttgcTGAAGCATGGGCTacggcaattgggacatcatggcggcagtacGGCTGGTTGCTACAGTGGAACCCCGATTCTGGGTCCTGCAAACAAGCATAG
- the SPOPL gene encoding speckle-type POZ protein-like isoform X1 — translation MSRVPTPPPPGEMSSGPVAESWCYTQVKVVKFSYMWTINNFSFCREEMGEVLKSSTFSSGPNDKMKWCLRVNPKGLDDESKDYLSLYLLLVSCPKSEVRAKFKFSLLNAKREETKAMESQRAYRFVQGKDWGFKKFIRRDFLLDEANGLLPDDKLTLFCEVSVVQDSVNISGQSNTNTLKVPECRLAEDLGNLWETTRFTDCSFCVGGQEFKAHKSVLAARSPVFNAMFEHEMEESKKNRVEINDVDPEVFKEMMRFIYTGKAPNLDKMADNLLAAADKYALERLKVMCEEALCSNLSVENVADILILADLHSAEQLKAQAIDFINRCSVLRQLGCKDGKNWNSNQATDIMETAGWKSMIHSHPHLVAEAFRALASAQCPQFGIPRKRLKQS, via the exons ATGTCGAgagtccccacccctccaccaccTGGAGAGATGTCCAGTGGACCTGTGGCCGAAAGCTGGTGTTACACACAG GTGAAAGTAGTAAAATTTTCCTACATGTGGACCATTAATAACTTCAGTTTTTGCCGAGAAGAAATGGGTGAAGTTTTAAAGAGTTCTACATTTTCATCAGGGCCAAATGACAAAATGAAGTG gtGCCTGAGAGTAAACCCAAAGGGTTTAGATGATGAAAGCAAAGACTACCTGTCATTATATTTGCTTTTAGTCAGTTGTCCAAAAAGTGAAGTCAGAGCAAAATTCAAATTTTCCCTTCTGAATGCTaaaagagaagaaacaaaagCAATGG AAAGCCAAAGAGCATATCGATTTGTGCAAGGCAAGGATTGGGGTTTTAAAAAATTTATCCGAAGAGATTTTTTACTTGATGAAGCTAATGGTTTGTTACCAGATGACAAGCTTACATTATTTTGTGAG GTAAGCGTGGTCCAAGACTCAGTAAATATATCAGGACAGTCTAATACAAACACTCTGAAGGTACCTGAATGTCGACTAGCAGAAGATTTAGGGAATCTCTGGGAAACCACAAGATTTACAGATTGCAGTTTTTGTGTAGGAGGACAAGAATTCAAAGCTCATAAGTCTGTCCTTGCAG CTCGTTCACCAGTTTTTAATGCAATGTTTGAACATGAAATGGAGGAAAGCAAAAAG AATCGTGTAGAAATAAATGATGTAGACCCTGAGGTTTTTAAAGAAATGATGAGATTCATTTACACAGGGAAAGCGCCAAACCTTGACAAAATGGCTGACAACTTGTTGGCAGCTGCAGACAAA TATGCACTGGAACGGCTGAAGGTCATGTGTGAGGAGGCACTCTGTAGTAACCTCTCAGTAGAAAACGTTGCTGACATTCTTATCCTCGCAGATTTGCACAGCGCAGAACAGTTGAAAGCACAAGCAATAGATTTTATTAACAG GTGCAGTGTTCTTAGACAACTTGGGTGTAAAGATGGGAAAAACTGGAATAGCAA CCAAGCAACAGACATAATGGAAACAGCAGGCTGGAAGTCCATGATCCACTCTCATCCTCACTTAGTGGCAGAGGCCTTTCGAGCATTAGCATCTGCACAGTGTCCACAGTTTGGCATTCCACGCAAACGACTAAAGCAGTCATGA